The window CTCCGCTCCCTCGCCCAAATTGAAGCTCAGCCCAGCTCCTGCCAGCTCATCACAGCAACTACTTGTACATACAGTGGGCCCCCGGCTTGTTCCTGCCAAGGTGGTCTGTTATGACGCTGCCGTTGCCCGGAAACTGCAGCCGCGCTAACTAGCTAGGGTAGCATTCTGTAGTGGGGCGCTTTCCGTTTTGCATTTTCTCccagacgatgacgacgggCTGCAGCAAGCCAAAAATCGGTACCTTGGGAATGCAGTACACTATGTACCGCATATTATATCATCTGCAATGCGCGTTCGGCAGCGTGCAGAGAGCGCGATTCTAGAATGACGCATTTATGTGgtattggagatgatgcatATCAACTGCCTGGGTATTGATTATTACCTAGCAGAGCTTCCAAATCACAGAATCTAAGCCAGCAGTGACAATGATGCTGGTTGAATAGCAAACTTCTCAAATCAGTGCAGTCCCTCGTTATGCACATGTCAAAGGTCTGACCGTCACGAACCACTTCTCAGGACTTCTCATGTTACTTATATGCAAAAAAGTAGTGTTGTTACATAAATACAGTTGGTTCTATATCCAGAACCctctatttcttttcatcagtCATCCTCCGGTCCTCCGCCTCTCCAGACAAGATATCTATCACGGCCTTGTCTTCCCCTACGggcgtcttcctcctctccgtcctATTAATAAGCTCGATTCCCAGTATACCCGCGATGATACCGGCAATATGAGACGCAATGTCTACCTTGAGCTTCACCGTCTTCCCCAGGCCGGCCAGTTGTACGGCCGTGATTAGTGCCAGAAAGACAATGCCGTGGACGCCGTCCTGTGGCAGTCCAAAGATCTTGAATCCATCGGAGCGATGTTCCCAAAAGTAAGCTGAGCATAATCCCAGAGTTGCGCCCGACGCACCCAGGGATGTGACAGTCAGCCAGCCCCTGAGCGTGTACGTGACCAGACTACCCAAGAAACCCATAGAGCCGCAGCCGAGGTACAGCGCAAGGAAATCTGCACGCCCAATCTCATCGTGCAAACACGTTCCGACGAACCAAAGAGGCACCATGTTGACCAGCAAGTGGCTGAGTTTGGTATGTGAGAAGGCCGCGGTAAACAGCGTTACGGGTCGCACTGTCGCCACAACAAAGATCATGTATCGGTTAAAGAGAGCCCAGAGTGGCGGTATCCTCCATCCCAGGTACACCAGGGCATTGATTCCAATCAGAGCACCAACCGTAGCATGCGAAGTCGACACCTCTCGGAACAACCTGTACCGCGGCGCCGGCTCCTCATACACCATGGCTacggcggcgatgaagcCGAGCACCAGAGCCACCACGGTAGCAGAAGGCAGAATTCGCTCCCAAGGCTTCAACTCTGGCGGTGCCTCCATATCAGACTGTGCAGCCTTGTAGTATTCCGCCACACGAGGGTTGGTAATCTCTCGGACTTGATCATCTCGCTTCGCCAATGGACCTGAAACGCCCTCAACAGCTTCCTTTGCCTTGCGTTCCTCTTCTAGGGCCTTCTCTCTAGCCTTCTCTCGGGCCTTAGTCCGCGCTCGCAGCTCGTCAATTTTGCTACGACCGTAGATGGGATCGGGCTTGTAGACATCGGCAacatcgtcctcttcggTGCTTTCTCCCTTGCTCGCCCtagccttcttctcagccgccTGTTCCATCTCTTGCTCCATCTGCTCCAGTTCATCCTCTGCTCGTAGGCCTGCGTTCCTAATCTCCTCTACCGGTACAGTTTTCCGTAGATATGCCAATGCTCTGGCAATTTCCTCATCCGTAAACTGCGCCGTGTGTATCGCAAACGCGGGATCCTCCAGTGTCCCAGCCACTCTTCTACCATGTAGAATCCGTAGCAAATGATTTGCCCTTTTGCCGCCGATTCCTTTGCCAAATATTCTGTCCACCTCGGCCCCGGAGAGATCTCTGCCGCCGAAGGCGAGCCCGGTCTGGTCACGGTAGTCTTTCGGTAGCTCTTCGTAGTCACGAATAGTCTTGGGCGCAAAAAAGGTCCGGCGGCCGCCATCAAGCCGTCGGCATGCCCTCAAGCCTGTCCACTCGGTCCGCCTCAGCGCTTCTCTGCCGGGGCCCTGGAAATGACAGCATGATATCCATCGCGAGGCTGCGATATTCGTTATCGAGGTCGAAGTCGAGCATGTCGCAGCCTGTCTCGAAATGCCCCGCGCGGCCCTCAGCAGCGACCGAGAAGCATTCGAATAGCTGAGCCCGTTCATTCTGCCGGAGAATGCTTTTCAATCTGTCGCTGGTTTCTGTCCAATGCGCCAACTGCGCGCCGAGGTGCCGAATAGGCCTGCCCCCAGAATCGAAGGAGTTGTGCGAGATACTGAGGTTGCCCACGAAGAATTTCCTTGCCGAATTGGATAGAAGCGGCGGTTTGTTGCGCCACTCCGGAGTTGGGCTGACAGGGGTTTACTGTGGAGCCACAGCCGGCTTCAATCATGATCCTCCACTAACAACCGGCAGTCGGGAAAGGGTACTGAGTATGTTGATTGAGTAGATGAGGTAACACCAAGTAACTGTATAAGAAGATTTGCGGCTTACCTATAGATCAATGGCCAACATATGTCCTAACATCATCTGGCGTTTTGACCTTTGTTTTTCTGGGTGCCTAGTACTAAGGTACCAGATGTCTCTGTGAACCTATGTACCTACGGTATATCAATAATATTGAACCTCGAAGTCTAGCTTACAAGTTTCTTCCTGCAAGTTTCCGGCTTCCGCTTGCCGCACTAAATATACTAGAGAAGGATATTTCTCATTCAATCTGTTGTAATTAGCTAAGGCCCTATTCAGGAGTCTCTCAGCGTCATTTACTCTTCGGCGATCTGGATAATCTCAGTGGTGCTACCCTAGGAGATGGCCCACGAGAAACAGGGGATCTCCAAGCCCGGTCCAACCCGCGTCTTTCTCGAGAGGGGCTATGAAAGAGATAGACATGTAGTCCATATAGTAGAGTTAATATATtgtatatattaatatattagcACCTGGGATTAGCCATTTCTTCCAATACATACTTTTGTGAAATGCCCCGTCAAATCATGGCCGTCAAGATAAACACTCTTcaaaatactttaaatagTGTAGCCTCTCTCGGCAAGGACTGCATGTGTGACTCTGTTACTAACATCAAAAAACATAGTACTACGCTCTTTCATTGATATACCAAATTACAAAGATATATATAGTTCTACATTTAATATTACTCTAATACTAACTCCTATACTTCAATTGCGTCTTTTCAAATTTCACTCACTTTGACTAGCATGCTTTTGGAAGCAATCTTGATGGATAGATCAGCCAGGGGAACCGCGCTAAGTAGTTCAAATACTGATATGTCAGACTGCAGCTCCTTCTTTGTGTGATTCCGGATTTCGACGGCTTTTAATGAGTCCACTAATCAAAGTAAGCTTCCATTGAATGCAcatgaagaaaaataaagacTCAACTTACCCCCAAATTCAGGAAGTGGCTTGCTTGCGTCTACGTCTTCCGCATCGATCCCAATAGCGGCTCCGATCAGGGATTTGAGGACACTCTCCACAACCACAGCCGCCTCGGCCTGGCTGGCAGCATTAGATAGTCTTTCGATGACGCTCGGACCCTTGCTAGCGCCGTCTACATCGGCCACTGGAGCATCTAGTAGGCGGTGGACGAACTTCTGATCCCTGAGAAAGCTAGCTGTAGCATCTTGGTGAACAAACTCATCCCCGAGTCCTAGGACTACATTGGCGGGAATCGAAACACCATTAGCAGTTGTTGCCCGTGCAACTGTACCCACAGCCACTTTGAGTTCATCAACGGTACAGCGCAAGCCAGTCCATCCATGAGAATATCTGCCGAGATAATCTTCTAGCTCTCCGAACTCGCCGGATGAGGTAAAATGGGATGAGTCGACCACAAGGCCAACGTCAATACTTGTTGCTGCGATGCCCAGGTGCTTATTAGCATAGACAGCAAGGGCGTCCTCGAAAGTATTCCCCGCGGCATAATTCGCCTGGGCAATATTTCCGATGACACCGGTGATCGATGAGAGCAGAATGAATAACGGGTTCGTTTCAGGAGACAACTGAGAGAGCAGGTTTTGGGAGCCTCGAGTTTTCGGCTGGAAAGCTCGAGTCCATTTATCAAATGTCATGTTATCAAAAATTGAATCCTGTCACTTGGTTAGCGCAAGCTGTGGGTTGTAATATGGAAGCTTGGTGGTCTTACCCCAAGAACCATGGCAGCTTGAATTATGCCTCTAATGGCTCTCCCTTGTTTTCGCAACGTATCAAAAACTCCCTTTACGGCTTCAGCGTCGTTGACGTTGCACTTGAATGCCTCAGCATTGCAGCCACGCCGGCGAAAGCCCTCCAGGTCTTCTTCGTTCTTTGCTCCGCCAGAGCGAGAGAGGAAAACGAGATGTTTGGCACCATGATCAATCAGCATGGACGCGAGTCCCAAGCCAAGCGCGCCTAAGCCACCAGCAAGCACATACGTACCATCACTATGCAATTGAAGTGGTGCTGCAGGGGGTGTCACGGTGAGAACTTCATCGTTTGCAGAAATGGATACCACCATGCTCTCACTCTCCTCCTGGATTTGAACTGTGCTAATGCTTGCCAACTGGCTCACTGGGATCGTGCGAGTCACGGGGCTGATGAGTTGTTTTGGGTCGCCAAAAGCGGCCTGGAACAGCTCTGTGACCAGCGCCGGACGTGATTTCCGTACAAGTTCCATGTTGACGCGTAACAGCGAGGCATTTCGCTTCGAGAGAGGCAGAACAATATCACAGCCTACGCCGACATCCAGGAAGGATCCCGAGTCGGCGAGAACAGAGAGGGACGGGATGACAGCGTCTGTGAGGGTCGAAGCGAATATAACGTCCACTCCTGCACCGCGGGTACGTTGTCTGATAGCAGAGATGAAATAAGTAAGAGCCGAATCGAAGACTTGTGATGGGGAGAGACCGTATGTCCCGACGAGCAGATCCCTTGCCGAGCTGGACGACACAAGAGCATACAGCTCGGCCCCGACAGACCGGGCAAGCTGAACGGCAGCAAGTCCAAGGCTGCTCTCGGCGTCGTGGATTAGAATACGGTCACCAGCGCCTAAGCCAGCCAGTGTTCTCAAGGCGTACTGGGCTGTAACGAGGCCGGAAGACAGAGCCGCGGCTCCTTCACCAGACATGTGGGAAGGCAACGCCGCCACATTCCGGACATTCTGGCGAACACGGGACTTCAACGAACCTACTCCAAGTGCAATGACATGCTGTCCAACAGAGAGAGACTTGACATTCGCCCCGCAGCTCAAGATCTTGCCAACTATCTCATTAGCCAAAACTAGTCCTCCCGATATGGTTGCGAAGTCGACTTCGATTTCCACCTCATCCGTATCGAGAGGGCGACTTGCACTCTCATCCTCGACCCAGAGGTTTGAGTCTTGACTAAACGTAAGCATGCTGCTATGGCCACGAATATTCGTCAACCTAGGCTCAGCAACTCCGCTGTAGTGCATCAGCTCGCCCTCCaaaccaacagcatcaactgCTCGGGGGACGTGAATAGCGCCGTGGAGTTCGGCAAACTCTGTCTCGGCATCCTCATACAGGGAGGCGCTCCAGACCCGGGCCACGAGCTCCGAGCTGCGCGGCCGCTTGATATCGAATGCAGGTGAAAGATCCAGGTGTGAAATGGTAGCCAGTGGGTATTCGTTTCGCATCACGCGCAACAAGCCCTGGGCCGGTGCAAACTCAACGCCGCCAGACCACGATTCAAGCTGGCCACCACGAGTAATCCAAAACAGGTTCTTGACAGACGATACGAGGGACTTGAATGCGGCCAAGTCTTGATCGCCCCAAGAGTAAATGAAAGGCGATTCAACTTCCAACAGCGAAATTACATGCTTGTCAGTGAGCTGCTCTACAACATCGGCAGAAAAGCCGGTCGAACCAGCCGACACCCCTCGCAGTAGGAGGCTCTTGCGGAGGTTCGAGGCTAGCTCGAGCGCCATAGGCGAAGCCGATGATGGCAGGAGAATATGAACTTCGGCCGGTACATCAGAGGCTTCTTTGGGGGATATCAAAGCCGTCAATAAGCCTTTCTCAGAGCCGAGAACATTGGTGAATCCAGCGGCTTCCAATGACGTCTTAGCCATTGCTACTTTCGACGCTTCAGTAACAACTACGAGTCTGCAATGTGCAGACAGACTCTTCTTCACTGCTTGAAGTAAGTCTGATTGCCCTTCGACGACATCAGACCCAACCAGCAGAGAAGCGTCGTAAGTATGAGATTCCAGCATGATTAAACTCTCCTTCTCATTCAATAAGGTGATATCAGAGCTGATTCCTGCCGAAATCAAGTCGTCCTGGACGGATGCACACGTGGCCATGACACTGAGGCTCTTGATCCCCGGCTTCTGTCCCACGCGCGTTTGGACGGCACGCAGAATACTCTTCGCGTCTTCGGACGCCTGGTCCACGACAACGAGGAGACGGTGAATGGAACGCTTGTGAAGGATACGATCGACCCAAATGCAAAGAGCATCAGTAGCCGTGCTGGCAGCAGTTGTGGCGGCCGCGAATTCATCATCGGCTTGGACGAAATCGACATCATCAGCCCATTTGATTTGCGCGCACTTGTTCTGGTAGGTAGTAGCACTCTTGGATCCTCCTTCTCCGGAGCTGACCGTGCGCAAGGTGAAGTTCTTGACCACGAACTTGGGTTCAGACCAAGTCTCGTCTGTCACAATCAAATCCCCTACAGTTTCATGTCCATCAGTGGACTTGCTAACCAGATGACCGTAGCCATCAAAGCGGCTGTTGGCACCATGGGGCTGCTCAGCAGCCACCCACATCTCCTCAATATGATAGGGAACAGAAGCCTCGGTCACAGGTTTGCCTCCGTTAAAGGCAGCCAGAACCAGATGGAAGATGGCGTCCATGGTGGCGGGATACATCACATGAGGATATTCAAAGTTGTTTGGCATGCATGATGCTGTATCAGGGATGATGACAGTCCCGTACGACGCCTTCTCAGACGCAACGGCGGTGAGTGAGATAACGTTGCGGAACAGAGGCCCATACTGCATGCCAATTCCTTCAAGATGACGATAGAAGGACTCAACCTCAACATTCTCCGCATCCTTTGCTGAAACGAGCCTCTTAAATACATCTAGCTGCTCGATCCAAGCCGGATCAGCTTCAGAGCTCTCAATCTCGCTCGTGCCTTCAGAGTAGTCTAGCTTCACTTGACCGAAGCAATGTTTGTCCCACGATATTCCCGTGGTAGTAGAGAATACTGTGAATCGAAACTGGCCTGACACAGTGTCACTGGGAAGCAAGCTTAGCCGCGTCTCAACAGCCGCGTCGTCACCGCTGGTGATGAGCAAACCACGCTCAAAGTTGACTTCGCTAAAGCGGAAACCTCGGACTTTTCTATTGGAGTCTGCCATCTGCAAAGCACCTTCCAACGCCATCACAAGCATTCCGGCTGCAGGATAAAGAATCGTGCCCGTTATCTTGTGGTCCTCTATCCAAGGGTTCTCAGATATACGAAGATTATTTCTCCAGCGAGGCTCCAAGCTGTTTTGCATATGCTCGGGCACACCCAACAGATCCGTTCTAGGGGCCTTGGGAAATCGCATCGATTTGGCAATGAAAGACTCGTGCCAAAAACTACGACTGTGGTTCCAAGGATAAGGTGGGAGATCCGTCAAAGCCTTGGGGACGACGTGTCCAGGAAGTGGACCAATTTCGTTCACCTCTACGAGGTTGATGTCGGCACCAATGGCCCAGATGTTCCCGGCAACTTTGATGGAGGTATCGATGGCGTCCTTACCACGCAGCAGCATGGAGAGATAGGGAGCGTCCTTGGCAGACTTATTACTACCAGTGGAAACACTCTGCTGGACAGGTCCCTGGAGTGCGGAGTGCGGGCCGATCTCGATAAATGCCCCCCATTTTACTGGAATCCGTCGAACGGACCCCGAACCTTGCTCCGTATAAGATGTTATTGCCGCTACCGCGGTAGCAAACTCCACCGGAGCACACATGTTGGATACCCAATACTTCGCATCGAGTTCCTGGTGCGACTCAACCGGCTTGCCAGTGAGCGATGAGAACATGATGGTATGACCATTGCCTGGCAAGGTGCTAATTTGGCCTAGCTTTTCGTGATAGCCATCTGCAACTTTGCGAATATGAGGTGAGTGATACGCAGTTGTAACCTTTAGCTTTCGAGCAAACTTTCCGTCACCCGAGATGGAGGACTCGAGCGAGTCAATCGCCTCAACATCGCCCGACAAGGTGACACTTGAAGGGCTGTTTACACATGCTACAACAGCAGAGCCCTGAACGGCCAGCCTGTCCAAGTACACCTGCGCCTCTGCGCGTGAAATCCCAGCGGCCATCATGGCACCTTTCGTCGGTACCTGCTCGGAGCTTAAACCACGACAGTATGCGATTCGTACAGCTTCTTCGTGCGAGATATACGCAGCTGCATACGCCGCACCAATTTCACCACTGGAGTGGCCAACCACGGCCTTGGGTATTACTCCCCATTGGCGCAAGACGTCCACTAAAGCGACCTGTAGAACAGTACAGAGGGTTTGACTGTACTCGGGCATTGCGATTTTAGAATCTTCCGTCTTCTGCAACTCTTCGACAGCATCCCATGAACATCCCAGAGATTTAAGATGATCTCGGGACCTATAAACGCTGTTGCGGAAAATGGAGTTACTGAACAGCTGGGTACCCATGGCAGCCCACTGGGCACCTTGGCCCGTGAAGACAAAGACGAGGTTGCCATTGTCTTTACGCGAGGATCTCTTGAGCTTGGGGAGCCCCGCAGCCAGTTGCTCGCTCAGCTCTGTGAGGCTCGAGGCTGCCACGAAAGATCGAAAATCATGATGTGatcttctggagaagagggtgtAGGCGAGGTGTGAAAGGAAATTCGCCTCTTGCTTTTGAAGCCCACGTGCTGCGATATGGGTTGCATATTGTGAAGCCAACCGTTCGATGCCAGTCTTATCCTTAGCACTGAATACAAAGaccatcttcttgtcgaTGTGCTGTTCATTGGGTGTCAGTGTGCCGGTTCCTGGAGTGCTGTAGCTGGAGTCGGTCTCATTCCAGTCATCGGACGGAACTGTGGCATGGTTACCAATCATGCCACGGTTCCTCATATAGTGGTATGCATCATCCGAGATGACATGGGCATTGGCACCGCCGAACCCAAATGAGTTCACGCTGATTCGACGCTGGCCCCGGCCCGGCCACCTCATGGTCTCACTCGGGAGAGCGAGGTTCCATTCCTCCAACTTGAGCTTCGGGTTCAAGTCTTGGACGCCGTATGTGGGGACTAGCTTGCCCTTCTCAAGGCAAACAATGGATTTGAATACACCTGCGAGTCCGGAGCAGCCTTCAGTGTGGCCCACACTTGGTTTAATGCTGCCCACCCACAGAGGGCTGAGGCCTTGCGTCTTTCGTGCAAGTCCAATGGTGTTTGCAATGGCGGTCATCTCAATAGGGTCACCTACTGGGGTACCAGTGCCATGGCTCTCGAAATACTGGGTAGACGCCAAAGGCAACCCGGCTTCCTCATATGTCTTGCGAATGAGCTCAGCCTGCGCCTCGGGGCTAGGTTGCGTAATACTGACGGTTTTGCCATCTGCGTTAACACCAGTATTGCGGATGACGGCACGTATTGTGTCCCCATCTCGAAGAGCGTCCGATAGGCGCTTGACCACGAGACAGCCTatcccttctcctcttccataGCCGTTTGCCCGGGAGTCAAAGGTATGGGAGATGCCTTCGGAGCTAAGCATATGCATAGCTGAAAGCTGGTGCATGGTGTTTGGGTTAATGATAAGGTTAACACCTGCGACCAAACTCTGTTTTTTTGGAGAGACACCATGTTAGCTGCCCATTGCTTCGGGATTCACAGCCAAGATTGTTGCGAGATGGGGAATGCCAGGGCCTGAGCTCACCATGTTGGTTTCCCGGAGTTTGAGCGATTGACACGCCAGGTGCAGTGCGTATAGACTGGATGAGCAAGCGGTATCAACTAGTGGCATCGTCAGAACAAATGACAACTATACCAAAGGAAATAGATCTCACGAGTCAGACTAGGTCCCTTTAATCCATAGAACCAGGATACCCGGTTCGCCAGCATTGCCTCGCTTGTTGCTGAGGCAGCCGCGTGGCCCAAGTCATAGATATCGTGCAATGATATCATTTCATAATCGTTTGTCATGCATCCGACATAGCAGCCGGTTTCTGTGTTGAACAAATCTTCCACTTGGATTCCCGCTAAACACAAACAGCTCTTAGTTAACCAAGACTCCCTTTCGCGTTTCACAACCTCGACTAACCATTCTCTATACTTTCATAGCTGACTTCCAGTAGAAGTCGTTTCATAGGGTCCAAAGACGCCGCCTCCTTCGCAGTTGTGGAGAAGAACGGGGCATCAAATTTACCGACATCCTCTTGTAGGAAATACCCGTGCTTCACTGCGAGCTATTTGATCGGTTTAGCATTTATCAAGCATAGAGCGTACGCATGAGAGATTGACTCACGCCACCCTTGCGGTCTGGATCTGGGTGATGCCACAAGTCGCCGTTCCATCGGTCTTCTGGTACTTTGCAGTGTCccgtcttctctttgctAATCATATCCCAGAGGTCGCCAAGAGCTGAAACCTGGCCTGGCAGGCGACACGCCGCGccaatgatggcgatgggtTCTTGTTTGTCTTGAGGAAACATGATGGGGTAAAGCGGAAAATTAGTTTGGAAATTAGTTGCTGATACTCATTTGTTTAAATCGTGTGTTCTCGTCGAGATAATCGCTTCACGTCACGACCGGCTGCTTAGATATATGCTTGATGAAGCCCTGGGAAACTCTTCAGACACACTCAGTCTTTTACGAGGATGCAGAGAAAGTTTCGAAGCCACTGCCTATACAAATAGTGTGCCGTGAATGTCGTCCCGAGAGACACTAAAGCCTCCTcggagttgatgatgacagtGTTATGTGGAATCAAGACGGGTCTCAGAACATGAACAACTCTGACTACGGAACACCATTCAAAGGCACTTGGACCGATTGGAATGTTCACCTCAAACGGAAGGTGTAGCAACATCTACTACAACTTTCAATCTAAACGAACGTTCAAATCGGTCCAAGTCCGTTGAGAAGTTTCGGCCGAAAGTGGTGAGACGGAATGCCAAATTGGGTCACAACCGTGTTTTCTCGGACATTCAAACGACCCGCCTCGGAACGGCCGACTTGAGGCTTGCTTTTATTTCctatatataaaactttGCTTATGTGAGTGAGATCATGTACATACATTGCAGTTTAGCTTCCACCGACTGCAGTATGCAGTAACCAACACGCACGCCAATCTTATTGCCTCGTAAGCGCAGTAATATGCGCATCCTTTGTCTACACGGCGTCGGCAGCTCAGGCTCTGTGCTCGAGAGTCAGCTCGATGCCTTTGTCAAGGCCTCCGATCCAAGCTATGAGTTTGTCTACGTAGATGGCGCTTACCCATCTGCAAAAGGCCCAGGTACACCGTTCACCACTCCCCTTTTGATCCTGACTAGTCACTGACATGGTGCTACCCCTACCAGCCAATGTGCTAGGAGGGATGCGGTATTGTGCTGCGGCTCAGGATTTCGTCCTATGAAGAATGGGCTAACGGATTGAAAATCACAGGGATGGAAGCtgtcgatgacgatgagccCTGCTGGTCACATACAGAAAGCTACACCCCCGAGCTCATGGCTCAGGCGTTGGAGAACCTTCAGGCTACCATCGACGACCTGGGTCCATTCAACTGCGTCATTGGATTTAGTCAAGGAGCAGCCATAGCTGTATCacatctgcttcttcagcagctgcagggtGTGGCTCCATCATTCGAGTTTGCgatcttcttttcctctgtGCTAGCCGTGCCCCCCGATTCGAGGTATGCCGAGGGGGCCATAGAAAAGCTCATCAGCCGCAAGCTAGACTTTGCCGCTGCCGTCGACCTAGGTGATCTGACGGCCGATGAACGCGTTCTGGCCGACGTCCTCATTCGCGTCATAAGACCGGCCCAGAACCACAACGCCATGCTCCCTGACTTCGATCTCGATGTCTACTCGCGCGGCGATGGAGCCCAGGCGCCCAGAATCTTGGTCCCAGCTTTGGTAGATGAAAAGCTTAGCATACCGACCGTGCACGTAACTGGCAAACGAGACGCAGACTTTATGAAAGGTATGTCAGAGGTCAGTCGCGGGCTGTGTGATGAGCGCATGATGAAGATCCTGGAGCACCCTGGAGGGCATCAGCCCCCCCAGGACGCCTTGTCTGTCAGAGCAGCCGTGGGAGCCATGGAATGGGCCATTCGGCAGGCACAGAGGAAAAATATGTATTAAGATTGATTGTTCTACTACCACCGACGTGTGGTTCTAAGAGTTGACTTCTATtccccccccctttttttttgaagtttatttttatctGTGTTTTTTTTGTATGTTTTATTTTGTatcttatttttattttatttctgACTATTTTtggttttattttttttcattttccttttttttttatatataagttatattcATTATCAAGAGGGTCAGTAAAGTTGCAATAGCTAGGTCAGAGGAAGGCTACGCCCCAGCCtttgatatatatatatatatatatatatagtttttGGGGCTTTTCATTATTCACCAAAGTAGTATCCCTCTCCGGCTGCTTCGTTGACTACGCATGCCACCGCTCTATTCAGTCTTTTCTCTGTTTCAGATATCAAGGCGTGCTCTTCATATTTGCTTGTCCCAGCTTTTAGTTTCTCCAGCCAGCTCCGAAGCTGTTTGACTTGCACCGACACAATGCCTCGCAGGACTTCTTGGCGCTCATTGTCATCGTGTATGCTGTAGGCGGAATACCACATCTCATCCGCTGTCCTCGATGATTCCCTCTTCCTGCTGTTTGGCGCTATAGTTATGGTCTTCGCGTAGGACTTGACGACGTTCTCGCCGAGTGTCCCAAGACACTGGGCCGCCACGACCTTGAACGCTCTATTTTCGGTAACCGAATCGCATCGCTCACACTCAATAAGGTTTCCGAAGGTGTCCAATCCCTGCCGAAAATGTTTCAAGAGGGTATCCAGAGGTCCATGCTCCATTCTTGCGTTAATCTCGCCGAGCTCCACCAAGAAACGTGCAGCTCCATGCAAACAGTCGCATCTATCTTCT of the Trichoderma breve strain T069 chromosome 4, whole genome shotgun sequence genome contains:
- a CDS encoding KR domain-containing protein, whose translation is MFPQDKQEPIAIIGAACRLPGQVSALGDLWDMISKEKTGHCKVPEDRWNGDLWHHPDPDRKGGLAVKHGYFLQEDVGKFDAPFFSTTAKEAASLDPMKRLLLEVSYESIENAGIQVEDLFNTETGCYVGCMTNDYEMISLHDIYDLGHAAASATSEAMLANRVSWFYGLKGPSLTLDTACSSSLYALHLACQSLKLRETNMSLVAGVNLIINPNTMHQLSAMHMLSSEGISHTFDSRANGYGRGEGIGCLVVKRLSDALRDGDTIRAVIRNTGVNADGKTVSITQPSPEAQAELIRKTYEEAGLPLASTQYFESHGTGTPVGDPIEMTAIANTIGLARKTQGLSPLWGKLVPTYGVQDLNPKLKLEEWNLALPSETMRWPGRGQRRISVNSFGFGGANAHVISDDAYHYMRNRGMIGNHATVPSDDWNETDSSYSTPGTGTLTPNEQHIDKKMVFVFSAKDKTGIERLASQYATHIAARGLQKQEANFLSHLAYTLFSRRSHHDFRSFVAASSLTELSEQLAAGLPKLKRSSRKDNGNLVFVFTGQGAQWAAMGTQLFSNSIFRNSVYRSRDHLKSLGCSWDAVEELQKTEDSKIAMPEYSQTLCTVLQVALVDVLRQWGVIPKAVVGHSSGEIGAAYAAAYISHEEAVRIAYCRGLSSEQVPTKGAMMAAGISRAEAQVYLDRLAVQGSAVVACVNSPSSVTLSGDVEAIDSLESSISGDGKFARKLKVTTAYHSPHIRKVADGYHEKLGQISTLPGNGHTIMFSSLTGKPVESHQELDAKYWVSNMCAPVEFATAVAAITSYTEQGSGSVRRIPVKWGAFIEIGPHSALQGPVQQSVSTGSNKSAKDAPYLSMLLRGKDAIDTSIKVAGNIWAIGADINLVEVNEIGPLPGHVVPKALTDLPPYPWNHSRSFWHESFIAKSMRFPKAPRTDLLGVPEHMQNSLEPRWRNNLRISENPWIEDHKITGTILYPAAGMLVMALEGALQMADSNRKVRGFRFSEVNFERGLLITSGDDAAVETRLSLLPSDTVSGQFRFTVFSTTTGISWDKHCFGQVKLDYSEGTSEIESSEADPAWIEQLDVFKRLVSAKDAENVEVESFYRHLEGIGMQYGPLFRNVISLTAVASEKASYGTVIIPDTASCMPNNFEYPHVMYPATMDAIFHLVLAAFNGGKPVTEASVPYHIEEMWVAAEQPHGANSRFDGYGHLVSKSTDGHETVGDLIVTDETWSEPKFVVKNFTLRTVSSGEGGSKSATTYQNKCAQIKWADDVDFVQADDEFAAATTAASTATDALCIWVDRILHKRSIHRLLVVVDQASEDAKSILRAVQTRVGQKPGIKSLSVMATCASVQDDLISAGISSDITLLNEKESLIMLESHTYDASLLVGSDVVEGQSDLLQAVKKSLSAHCRLVVVTEASKVAMAKTSLEAAGFTNVLGSEKGLLTALISPKEASDVPAEVHILLPSSASPMALELASNLRKSLLLRGVSAGSTGFSADVVEQLTDKHVISLLEVESPFIYSWGDQDLAAFKSLVSSVKNLFWITRGGQLESWSGGVEFAPAQGLLRVMRNEYPLATISHLDLSPAFDIKRPRSSELVARVWSASLYEDAETEFAELHGAIHVPRAVDAVGLEGELMHYSGVAEPRLTNIRGHSSMLTFSQDSNLWVEDESASRPLDTDEVEIEVDFATISGGLVLANEIVGKILSCGANVKSLSVGQHVIALGVGSLKSRVRQNVRNVAALPSHMSGEGAAALSSGLVTAQYALRTLAGLGAGDRILIHDAESSLGLAAVQLARSVGAELYALVSSSSARDLLVGTYGLSPSQVFDSALTYFISAIRQRTRGAGVDVIFASTLTDAVIPSLSVLADSGSFLDVGVGCDIVLPLSKRNASLLRVNMELVRKSRPALVTELFQAAFGDPKQLISPVTRTIPVSQLASISTVQIQEESESMVVSISANDEVLTVTPPAAPLQLHSDGTYVLAGGLGALGLGLASMLIDHGAKHLVFLSRSGGAKNEEDLEGFRRRGCNAEAFKCNVNDAEAVKGVFDTLRKQGRAIRGIIQAAMVLGDSIFDNMTFDKWTRAFQPKTRGSQNLLSQLSPETNPLFILLSSITGVIGNIAQANYAAGNTFEDALAVYANKHLGIAATSIDVGLVVDSSHFTSSGEFGELEDYLGRYSHGWTGLRCTVDELKVAVVLGLGDEFVHQDATASFLRDQKFVHRLLDAPVADVDGASKGPSVIERLSNAASQAEAAVVVESVLKSLIGAAIGIDAEDVDASKPLPEFGVDSLKAVEIRNHTKKELQSDISVFELLSAVPLADLSIKIASKSMLVKVSEI
- a CDS encoding serine hydrolase (FSH1) domain-containing protein, with translation MRILCLHGVGSSGSVLESQLDAFVKASDPSYEFVYVDGAYPSAKGPGMEAVDDDEPCWSHTESYTPELMAQALENLQATIDDLGPFNCVIGFSQGAAIAVSHLLLQQLQGVAPSFEFAIFFSSVLAVPPDSRYAEGAIEKLISRKLDFAAAVDLGDLTADERVLADVLIRVIRPAQNHNAMLPDFDLDVYSRGDGAQAPRILVPALVDEKLSIPTVHVTGKRDADFMKGMSEVSRGLCDERMMKILEHPGGHQPPQDALSVRAAVGAMEWAIRQAQRKNMY